The region CCTCCTTATAACGGTTATAGCTATTCGCTTGGTGCTATGTTGTCGATCACTTTCGCCGTGGTATTGATCGTCATCGGCCTGCTACAAGGATTGAAGTGGCTTAGAAATCAATTGCTTGGATCTGAATTGCTTGAAGAACGTGGCCGAATGATCTTAGCAGGGCAAGTGGAGCGTTTTGCTGTCGGTGACGAACGAGAGTGGCCTTACACCGCCAGTGAAGCATTAGATAAACTGATTGAAGAGCTCAAAGATGCTCGTCAAGAGCGGAGCCGCTTTGACACGTTTATTCGCAGCCAAACTTTCTTAGACCAATTGACTGGTGCCGCTAACCGTGTGCTTTTCGATAATAAATTAGAAGCGGCGCTGCAAGAGAGTGGCGCTCATGGTGGCGTGGTCATGCTGCGTATCGATGAACTGGAGTCGGCTCGAGAAGAGAATGACAAGCAGTTAGTCGACGATTTTATTATTAACGTTGGTCAGTGCTTATCCAATGTCACCTCTCGCTATCCAGATGTGATCTTATCGCGTTATTACGAATCTATTTTTGCCGTGTTCTTACCGCATCAATCTTCAAAAGATGTCGCGTATGCGGCTTCCCAATGCCTTAAATTGGCGGAGAGGTTAGCGCCCCCATCACCGCTTGATAAAGATAATTGGTTCCATATTGGCGTCACTATGTATAACGAAGGTGAACGCCGTGGTCGTATTATCAATGAAGTAGAAACGGCACTGAAAAATGCTCAACTACAAGGAATGAACGCTTGGAGTCGGTTTAAAAAGCTGGCGAAACCACAAGATGAGCGAGGTAGTGTACGTTGGCGCACGTTGTTTGACGAAGCGTTGAAACCACAAAATATTCTTTTGTATCAGCAACCTTGTTATTTATTGACTGGCAGCGAACAGCTAGTGAAAGTTCACCAAGAGATATTTGCTCGAATTGATGACCCACAACAAGGAGTTATCAAAGCATCACGTTTCAGTGCGGCGCTAGAGATGGTCGGTTACGAATCATTGATGGATCGATCCGTATTTGATCGCGTTATCGATTTTCTTCGTTCTAGCTCATCGAAAGAGTGCTATTCGATTAATATGAATGTAGTGCCTTTCGCGGATAAGCGTTTTGTTCGTTGGTTGCGTTTTGAGCTAATGCAAATGCCTCAAGAGTGGCGTCAAAGACTCTCTTTCGATTTTTCTGAAGGACATTTAGTACAACATCTGGACTACATGCGACCTGTTTTACGGATGATTTCCGCTTTAGGTTATAAAATTGTCGTAGGGCAAGCTGGACGTACCATAGTAAGTACCCACTACTTGAAAGACATCAAGGTTGATGTACTAAAACTGCATCGTAGCTTAGTGAAACGAATCGATCAAAGGCATGAAAATCAACTGTTTGTGCGCAGTATGCTCGGTGTATGTAGCGGTACTGATACGAAAGTCATTGCAGTAGGGGTTGAAGAAGAGTCAGAATGGGCGATGCTCAAAACCCTTGGTGTTGATGGTGTACAGGGGCGCCTATTCGATGAAGAACGTCCACTACAACCTGATGTTCAGTTGAAAAAACGTAAGGTTGAGTCTGTTATTAAACCTGGTAGAAGAAATCGATGGCGAACTAAATGATAAAACTTGATGAATTGATGTCGAAACTGAATGCTAAAAAATCGAAAAATCAATCGATTGTTTTTGCTGTATTTCAGCCTGATGCCATCTATTTTTCATCAAGTGACACTCATTTGGAGTTACCGTCACGTTACCCATTAAGTGACAAAAGTCTTGCTGTTTCATTAGCTTCAGCCTTGTCTATGGCTGGAATTAAGAATGTGCTGGTGGATGTCATCCTCCATGTTAATCAGTATCAAAGCTTTCAAATTGATAAGCCTGCGATTCCCAAGTCGGAATGGCAGGCTGCATTGCCTTTTTTACTCAAAGACTTAATTAGAGAAAAAGTCACCGATGTGGTTGCCGATGCCTATGAACTGCCAAACAGCAATAAGGTGCAATCTTACGTCGTCCATAAAAAGCTGATTCTAGAGCTTTATCATCAACTTCATGAGCAGCATTGTGAATTACACCGCGTTGTCCCTGAACAAGAAGTATGGGCTCAATCAGTACAAGACCTTAGCCATTTTCTACTTTTACAAAAGAGCACTGAAGGCAGTTTTAAACTCGAAGCATTTTATCAGCAGCGTTGTACTTTCCAGCGCACGCTACGTGGCGTGGTATCACCTTTAACGGGAAGTTCAAGTTCACCACTACAACTCGATGGCTTGGCGCTTGAGCTACAGAGATCGGTTGACTATCTGTCATCACAGATGAAAGGCGTGCCGCTGCATGTGCTGAAAGTGTGCTGCGATGAAGAAAATAATGAAGAGGTGGTTGCAGCACTGAATGAGCGTTTAAGTGTGAAATCGTCCGTTCTCGATGCTGAGCATGACTCTTCTGGTTTGGTTTTGGCAAGAAGTGCCCATAAAGTGCAAAGCGGTGCGATTAACTTCTTTCAATCACAACTTAAACCCAAAGTGGATCATTTCACCTTAACCAATGTAGCTGCGGTATGGGGAGCTATATTGGTTGTGATGTTATTGATTACCGCGTTTTATCAGTATGAATTAGCACAGAAAAGTAAGTATTTACTTACTTTGCAATCACAACAAACGATGTTAGTCGCTCAACGCGACGAGCTGAAGAAACAAGCGGCAAATCATCAGCCTTCTCCGGATAAGTTAGCGGCGATAAGTCGACTGAAAAAAGAAATTGATGCGAAAAATGCGTCGATTGGTGCGGTTGATAGTATTGAGCAATCAAAACAGGCGGGTTATTCCGGGATCATGAGTGGATTGGCTAAGTTAGCCAATACGGATATTGCTCTGTCTGAGATTGAGATCGATAACAACCAGCTGAATATCAAAGGATATGCTCGTAATGCAGCTTCAGTTCCTGCTTGGATTGCTCAGTTTAAACAAGAGCTGCACCTGATCGGCCGTAGCTTTGAAAAACTAAAAATCGAACGTGACGATAAAGGGGTTGTGACTTTTGAGCTGAAAACGAAGCAGGAGGCGAAATAATGAAAGCGCACTGGTTACGTTGGAGCCAACTGTTTGCAGAACGTTCACATCGAGAAAAAATGCTCATCGCTCTTGGTGGGTTGGTCATTTTGTTTCTCGCATTGCAGATGTGGGTCTTAGACCCTGTGTTAGCCCAAGTGGCTGTTCAACAAAAAAAAGCGCTCAATACTGTCTCTGAAACACAAAAAGTGACGGCAGAAATTGCACGACTTAAAACGCTGTTGTCGACGGATCCAAACGCTGAAGTAGACAAACAGTTTGCGAGTTTACAGGTACAGAGCCAGCAGCTTTCTATGAGCATGTCTCAAGTCATGGATGGTATGGTTTCCCCATCTGAAATGGCCAATCTATTAGAAAGCGTATTACGCAATGGTAATAAGTTAAAACTCATTAGTTTGACCTCTCTTCCTGCAAAGCCGGTGGGAAAGAGTAAAGATGGTGTCGATGGTGCTTACTATATTCACCCAGTGCGTATGGAGCTAACCGGAAGCTATTTTGCTATTCGTGATTATCTTTCGGCACTAGAAAGTTTGCCGATCAAATATTACTGGCATAGCTTTAAGTACAGTGTTGAAACTTATCCTCAAGCTCGCATGATTTTAGTGGTTTATACGATTGGCTCACGAGAGGAGTTTATTGGTGGGTAGGTATGTCAGATTTTTGGGTCTGTTGTTGTTTGTTTCTTGGCGTGTTATCGCGGCTCAGGATCCCACCGAGCCTCTGTCTTGGATGAATCCTTCCCAAGAAAAAAAAGTAGTACAACAATCGCTGCCTACATTAAACAGCATCATATGCTCCCCTGAGTGCAGCGCCATCGTCAATGGCGAAATCGTAGGTCGTGGTGATGTGGTTAACGGTTATCAAGTTAAAAACATCACGACCTCGACAGTGGTGTTAGCGCGCGGCAAGCAAGAATGGACACTTGAATTATACTCACAAGATATCAAGCAATAAGGGTCTGGAATCGTATGCGTAGATGGTATTTAGGAACCTTGATTTTAGGGCTGGCTGGATGTTCGATGGGCCATCGTGACCCTGTCGAAGTTAAGCAAGCTTTGAATGAAGCGGTGGAAAACAGCCAATCCAAGCGCTTAGCATCGATTCCCGATGCGGTTGCGGCAGACTTAATGCCAGACTCTGGGATTTCAATGCCTTCCGATACTCCAAAGCAGCTCAAGCGATTTCGGATTCAAACCGATGGAGTTGATGCTAGAGCTTTCTTTACCAGTTTGGTGAGAGGGACTGGTTATAGCGTAGCTCTTCATCCTGATGTGTCTGGCAAAATCACGGTTAACCTTTCTGATGTCACCCTCGATGATGTACTCAATGTTGTGCGAGATCTCTACGGGTATGAAATTGAGAAAACTGGTCAAGTTATTCAAGTCTATCCAGCGGGGTTGAGAACCGTCACTATTCCCGTTGATTATCTACAGTTCAAACGTCTTGGTCGTTCGCTAACCGCGATTAATACGGGGACGATCACTAGCAATACCAATAGTTCTAATAGTTCGAACTCCTCGTCCTCTTCCTCATCTTCTTCGAATTCCATCGCCTCGCTACTTAGCTCAGATTCTGGAGATAACAATAACAGCTCCGATGGTTCAACCAATACCTCATCGTTAAGCGGTGGGACAGAAATTGAAACCACCAGTAAGAGTGACTTTTGGGATCAATTGCAAAAAGCCATTACGCAGTTAGTGGGCTCCGGTCGTGGGCAAAGTGTGGTTGTATCACCTCAAGCGGGTGTTATTACTGTGCGTGCCTTCCCTGAACAGATTCGTGAAATTCGTCGCTTCCTTGGTATCTCTGAGCAGCGATTACATCGCCAAGTTATCTTAGAAGCTAAAGTGCTCGAAGTAACACTGAACGATAGCTATCAACAAGGGATTAACTGGTCAAATTTATCTTTAGGTAACAGTAAGGTCACCTTTGGGGTTGATGGCACAACGTCATTACCAGGGATGGATACGATAGGCACTTTGTTAGGTGGAACAACAAGCCTGTCTATTTCCGATGGTAGTTTTTCTGGCGTGCTCAGTTTTATGTCGACTCAAGGGGATATTAACGTCCTTTCTAGCCCACGAATCACTGCGGCGAATAACCAAAAAGCGGTGATTAAAGTGGGGACTGATGAATATTACGTCACTAATTTAACCAGTACGGTTGGTTCTGGCGATAATGCAGAATCGGCACCGGATATCGAATTGACGCCATTTTTCTCTGGTATTTCCTTAGATGTGACTCCGCAAATTGATGACCAAGGTAATGTACTGTTGCACGTACATCCTGCCGTTATTGATGTGGAAGAAGATTCCAAATCAATTACCTATCAAGACCAAGAGATTGAACTGCCGTTAGCTAAAAGCTCTATTCGTGAGTCGGACTCAGTGATTCGAGCTAAAGATGGTGATGTGGTAGTGATTGGCGGCTTGATGAAAACCAGTATCTCGAAGAAGCAGACGAAAGTGCCTTTGTTAGGCGATATTCCGGGGTTGGGACATCTATTTCGTAGTAAGTCGAATGCAACAGAAAAAACCGAATTGGTGATTTTGCTCAAGCCGACAGTAGTTGGCGTCAACACTTGGCAAAAAGAGCTTGAGCGTTCGCAAGACCTACTGCAGCAATGGATTCCAGATACTAAGTAACGACAGATGTATTTAGAACATTTTGGCTTTACTCAATTTCCATTTCATCTCACGCCAGATACCTCTTTATTTCTGGGGCTTGCGCCACATTACGAGGCACTGCAAACGGTGAATGCCGCGCTCATGATGGGTGAGGGCGTCATTAAGGTCATTGGGGAAGTGGGTACAGGTAAAACCATGGTGTGTCGGATGCTGCTGTCACATCTTGCCGAAGAGTTTGTGTGTATCTATTTGCCTAATCCCGCTTTGAATGGTCTTGAGTTACGACAGAATATCGCTCGGGAGTTACAGCTGGGGCACCCCAATGAATCAGTGATATTGGGGGAAATTCAAGCGAAGTTAATCGAGTTACATCAGCAGGGACATAAAGTCGTGGCAATCGTTGATGAGGCCCAAGCGTTACCTGATGATGCGCTTGAGATGCTGCGATTGTTAGGCAATCTCGAAACGGATCAAGCTAAGTTATTACAACTCGTATTACTTGGTCAGCCTGAACTAGACATTAGGTTAACTCAGCATCATTTAAGACAATTTCGGCAACGTATTACGTTTAGTGCCGATTTAAGACCGCTAACGATGGCTGAAACAGTTGCTTATATCGATAACCGGCTAATTAAGTCCGGCGCTAATGCAGGGCTGTTTCCCTTGAGCCAAAAAAAAGCAGTGTGGCGCGCAGCAAGAGGGACGCCTCGTTTGATTAATCAAATTTGTCATAAAACCCTGTTGCTCTGTTTTTATCAGGGTCTCAAAGGAGTTACCAATCCGCCACTGTTTGCTGCAATACAAGATACGTTTGATACGTGTAAACCCAGATTTAAGACCCCTTGTTTTTGGGGATGGAGTCATTCATGAGTGAGGTTAATCAGGCATTGATGCAACTCGTCAAAAAGCAGTCTGGCCCGTTGCAAGATATTCCTCAAGCCGATGTCCCTGTGATGAAAAAACATCATGGCTGGCCATGGTTTATTGCTGGGTTTTCCTTAAGCTTGGCCGTTGGTGGATGGGCGGTGACCTCCAACAATAATCAGCAAGTGGTTCATCAGTCGGACGTTGTTCTCATTCAACCTCATCAAACTACTGAAAGCCCAACGCAAAGGGCGGTTGCAACCAACACGCCAATCTATTCAGCACTAAAATCAACGCCTTCAACCGCCACAACAGTGGTGAATGCTGCACCGACTCTTCCCATCAATACGGCACTGGTCAGCGCGGTTGCCTCTAATACGCAGGCTTCGTCTACGACTGTAGCGACTAACGAGAATAATCATGGAGTGAAAACGTTAGTCGACACCCCACAAGTAAAGATTGAGCAAGTGGATCTAACGCCTGAGCAACTGGCGAAGAATGCACAGACCCGAGCGTTAAAAGCGTTGGATAGCAATAACTTTGATGCAGCGGTGGATGCTTATGCTGAGGCGCTCCGTTATACCCCAAGAGATGAAACATTAAGACAGCGTTTAGCGGCGCTTTACTACGGCAAAAATGACGTTCGCAAAGCGTTTGATTTGTTGCAGATTGGGATTGAAATGAATCCCAAAGGTGAAACACTGCGTATTGCTCTATCGCGATTGCTGATTAAGGAAAAGCAGTTAACGGCGGCATTAACACCGCTCTCTTCTTTAAACGATGGTGCGTCTGTTGAATATTTATCACTGCGTGCTGCTCTAGCACAGAAAAATCAATTTAATGATATGGCATTGGAAAGTTATCAAAAACTGGTTGAGAAAGAGCCGAATAATGCCCGCTGGTGGCTTGGGTTGGGGATTCAGCAAGAACGGGCTCTTCAATTAGCGCAGGCAAAAGTCTCTTATCACAATGCACTCAGTAAAGTTGGAGTCTCTTCAAACTCAATTACGTTTATCCAAGACAGATTAAAAACTCTAGATAATCTTCAAGGAGGAAAACCCAATGCAAATTAAATTAAGAAAGCGTCTGGGGGATCTTCTGGTTGAAGAAGGGATTGTTAGCGAAGATCAGGTGCAACAGGCGCTCAACGCCCAACGTAATACGGGGCGTAAGTTAGGAGACACGTTGATTGAGCTTGGCTTTATCAGCGAAAAACAGATGCTGAGCTTTTTGTCTCAACAACTTAATTTGCCGTTAATCGATCTTAATCGGGCCAATGTCGATATTGATGCGGTGCAATTACTGCCTGAAGTTCATGCGCGCCGCCTGCGTGCTTTGGTTATTGCTCATAATGGCGATACGCTACGTATTGCAATGAGTGATCCCGCCGATTTGTTCGCCCAAGAGTCACTGCTTAATCAATTACCACAATACAGTTTCGATTTCGTTATTTCTCCTGAAAAACAATTGGTTGAAGGGTTTGATCGTTACTATCGACGTACCAAAGATATCGCTAACTTTGCTGAGCAGTTACAAGCTGAACACCAAACTTCAGATACTTTTGATTTCTCAATTGATACCAATGATGACTCTGATGAAGTCACCGTGGTTAAACTGATCAATTCGCTGTTTGAAGATGCCATTCAAGTCGGGGCATCGGATATTCATATAGAGCCGGATTCTAATCTGCTGCGCCTAAGGCAGCGTATTGATGGGGTTTTACATGAAACCCTGCTTAATGAAGTCAATATTGCCCCCGCCTTAGTACTGCGCCTAAAACTGATGGCGAACTTGGATATTTCTGAAAAGCGCTTACCTCAGGATGGTCGTTTCCACATTAATGTGAAAGGCCAGTCCGTTGATATTCGTATGTCGACCATGCCGGTTCAATACGGTGAGTCGGTGGTTATGCGTTTACTTAACCAATCATCAGGGGTAAGAAAGCTCGAAGAATCAGGTATCCCGGATGAATTATTGATTCGTCTGCGACGTCAGCTTCATCGCCCTCATGGCATGATTTTGGTTACCGGTCCTACCGGCTCAGGGAAAACCACCACCTTGTATGGTGCCTTAACCGAGTTAAATGAGGCGGGTAAGAAGATCATTACCGCCGAAGACCCAGTGGAATATCGCATTTCGCGAGTGAACCAAGTTCAGGTGAACTCTAAGATTAATTTGGACTTTTCCACCTTGCTTCGTACCTTTTTGCGTCAAGACCCAGACATCATTTTGATTGGGGAAATGCGTGACCAAGAAACCGTAGAAATTGGCTTGCGTGCTGCGTTAACGGGGCACTTGGTATTAAGTACATTACATACCAACGATGCGGTTGATAGTGCGCTACGCTTAATCGATATGGGCGCTCCTGGTTACCTTGTTGCGAGCGCAGTGCGCGCAGTGGTGGCTCAGCGCTTGGTGCGTCGAGTTTGCCCCGATTGTAGCGAGGCGATCGAAACCGATGAGTCACAAAAACAGTGGCTACAACAACGTTTTCCTAATCAAACCAATGCGGTATTTCGCCACGGGCGCGGCTGTCAAAGTTGCAACTTAACGGGCTATCGAGGACGTATTGGGGTATTTGAAATGCTTGAGCTCGAGCAACATATGATGGATGCGCTGCGCTCAAATGATGCGGTGGCGTTTGCCAAAGCAGCGAGGCAGTCTGAGCAATATAAACCGCTATTGGCTTCTGCGATGGAGTTGGCTTTGCAAGGGGTTGTGAGTTTGGATGAAGTGATGGCTCTGGGTGAGGGTGATGCCTCCGGTAGTGTCCAAGCCATTTACCTCTGAGGATAGTGTATGCCAACGTATCGTTATCAAGGACGCCAAGCCGACGGTTCAAAAACCTCAGGTAGCATTGATGCCCCGACGCAGGAGTTGGCTGCTGAAGCTCTTATGAATCGAGGCGTTATTCCAACGCTCATCGCCGAAGGTAAAGGCAGTGCTTCTGGTATCAGTTTTGGTGTGGATTGGCGCAGTTTGTTTGTGCGTTCGGTACCTTTGGAAGTATTAGTTATCTTCTGTCGTCAGTTGTTTAGCTTAACGAAAGCGGGGGTGCCTTTACTGCGCTCTATGCGCGGTTTAACGCAAAACTGCCCGAATAAACAGCTAAAGCATGCACTTGATGAAGTCTGTAACGAGTTGACGAATGGTCGTAGCTTATCGGCTTCCATGCAATTGCATCCGTTGGTTTTCAGCCCACTGTTTGTCTCAATGATTCACGTTGGTGAAAATACGGGTCGCTTGGATGAAGCACTGTTGCAACTGGCCATGTATTACGAACAAGAAGTTGAAACGCGTAAGCGGATTAAGACCGCCATGCGTTATCCCTCTTTTGTATTGTCATTTATTACAGTGGCGATGTTTGTCCTCAACGTAAAAGTGATTCCTCAATTTACTAAAATGTTCAGTCGGTTTGGGGTCGAACTCCCTTTGCCAACTCGAATATTGATTGGTATGTCAGACTTTTTTGTTAACTACTGGATGGCAATGCTGGGGGCTTTAGTGGCTGCTTTCTTTGCTTTTCGAGCGTGGTTAGGCACGCCAAATGGCAGAGAGAAATGGGATAAGTGGCGCCTGCGTTTTCCGATTGTTGGGGGAATTGTCAATCGTGCTCAACTGTCACGATTTTCCCGTACTTTCGCCCTGATGTTAAAAGCGGGAGTGCCTTTAAACCAATCGTTAGCTTTATCAGCAGAAGCACTGCAAAACAAATTCTTAGAAGCCCGTTTACTAGAAATGAAGTCGGCAATTGAAGCGGGGAGCAGTGTGTCGCAAACCGCGACCAATACGAAGATTTTTACTCCGCTAGTATTGCAGATGATTGTGGTCGGTGAAGAGACCGGGCGTATTGATGAGCTATTAATGGAAGTCTCCGACTTCTATGATCGAGAAGTCGACTATGATTTAAAAACCCTCACTGCGCGAATTGAGCCTATATTGCTGGTGATCGTGGCAGGAATGGTGCTGGTGTTGGCCTTAGGGATCTTTTTGCCGATGTGGGGAATGTTGGACGCCATTCGAGGGCGGTAGCATGAACGAACGATTTCGCTTTGTTGTGTGGGCTGTGTTGTTGGTGATCTTAATTTCGACCTTTTTTTACTATTGGCAAAAAGTACAAGTGGTTGCTGATCGAACTGCATTTACCTTAGCAACCGATCGTATGTTGGATCGTGCGAATCAAATTAAGCAGTTGTGGATTCTGAAAGGTAAGCCATCCCAGTTAACGTATTTGGAACAAACACTGCCGATGAATCAGAGTGGTTGGGTTTTCCCAGAAACAGGACAAGGTATTGATTGTGAGAAAATACTGATGATTCTGTACCCAGATGAGAGGATTCTCAATTTTAAGCCACTTGTGGAAAGTTTGAGCAAGAACGATCGGTTTATATGCAATTTTAGGTATAATCAACAATATGCTATTCAAGTGGTTTGGATAGGAAAGCAGTTTTCTGTGAAGGTGCTCGAAGAACCCTAGTCAATAAAGGGGGACACGGGTCTTTTTGATGCATAGTTTGGGTGGTCATAACATGGTGGTTGGAGATAGGCGAGTAACAGGTTTCTCACTGATTGAGTTGATAGTCGTGATTGTGGTTGTTGGGTTACTTGCTGTTGCTGCTCTACCAAAGTTTATTGATGTGACTGACGAAGCCAAAAAAGCAAGTGTGCAAGGAATTGCTGGTGGTTATGCAACGGCGGTTCTTTCAGCACGCTCCCAATGGGAAGCAGAGGCAAGACCGACCCAAACGGTGGGTGGACAGGTATATAACACGGTCAACTATGACGGTGTCGATTTTTGGTTAACTCGTGCTGAGGACGGTTCTGGTAACAGCACGGGATATCGCGATGGGTATCCTTACGCAATCAATAGCGGGACAGGGAGTTACCCCTCGTCGGTAACAGATGCAGCTTGCATCGCGCTGATGGAGAACTTGTTACAAAACCCTCCTCGAGTGAGCACGGTGACTGCGGCAAACAGCGATTCGGATATACAGTATTCAGCAGAAGCGGACAACTCTGCTCATACTTGTACTTATGTTCAAAAAGAAGGCGGCTCTGCACATCAGTTTGTTTATGAACTGGAAACCGGTCAAGTAACGGTAACTTTGCAGTAGTTGGTAGGTTTTTAATTCAGTCGATGTAAAGAGGTAATATGATGAAAAGACAAGGTGGTTTTACCCTGATCGAATTGGTAGTGGTCATTGTTATTTTAGGTATTTTGGCCGTGACCGCCGCGCCTAAGTTCCTAAATTTGCAGGATGATGCTAAGAAATCTGCGCTGCAAGGTTTGAAAGGGGCAATGGATGGTGCAGCAGGTATCGTCTATGGCAAAGCTGCTGTTGAAGGCAAGGATTCAGGTGATTCTGTTCAAACTCTTGATAGTGGCATTACGGTTCTTTATGGCTATCCTACAGCGACTTCTGCAGGGATTGGTGCATCAGTAACAGGTCTAACATCTGATTGGACATCTTATGCTAATACTAGTACTTCTCCAGCAAGTTTTGTTGCGACATTCAGTAGTTCAAGTATTACTGATGCGTCAGGTGTGACTGGCACTTCTTGCTATGTATCCTATAGCCAAGCAACAAGTGCAGCTGCCGCTTCTACATTGGTCGTAGACTCTGGTTGCTAATTTTACTTAGTTAATCTCGTATGAGTAAATCAAACCCAGCTCAATTAGGTTTTACTCTGGTTGAGCTTGTGGTTGTGATTCTATTGGTCTCCATCGTATCGGCTGCCGCCTACTCCCGATATATGGGGACCTCTGGTTTTTCTGCTTTTACCGCGCAAGAGCAGGCGATGTCGGTGATTCGTCAGGTCCAAATCAACCGCATGCAATCGAATCTTTCCTCTCCTTCTAGCAATGTTAATTATGTATTAGCGATTTCAAGTAACTGTCTTGGTTCGGTTGCTGGATGTGCTAATAGCAGTAACGGTCAGCGTAGTGATTTTGTTAGTGAAGAGGGCATTACCTTTTCGGTTTCCCCCAGTTTAAATACCGTTTCGTTTGATCTACTTGGCAACCCCCTCGACAGTGCAGCAAGTGGTGTGACCATCACCATACGCTCCAGCGCTAACACGGTGCAGCTTTGCATCAACTCCCAAGGTTATGTGAGTAAAGGGGGCTGTTCATGAGGAAACCCAACGGTTTCACGCTGGTTGAAAGTATTATGGCCATGATATTGATTGGCTTTGCCATGGTGACTCTCATCAGCTTTCTTTATCCTCAGGTTGAACGTTCAGCGACTCCTCATTATCAAATGCGCGCCGCCCACTTACAGCAAAGCATTATGAGTCGCATTTTGTCGCGCGCCTTTGATGAACAAAGTGATGTTCAAGGTGGGCAATATCGCTGTGGCGAAAATAACTTACAAGGCGAGGCCACAACCTGTACTGCACCGGCTAGCCTTGGAAAAGAGAGTGGTGAGAGTGCCGACACCTTTAACGATGTGGATGACTATATTGGTTGCTGGTGGAGCGATAATGCCAGTGATTGTGGGGCCACGACAGTGGCTGGGCGTTTAACCGATTTGTTGGACATGTCATCGGCAAGTGAATACGCCCATTTTACGGTGTTTATCAGTGTTAATTATGTGGGCAGCAGTGGCAACGTTAGCTCGACGATTACTGATTTAAAACGGATTCAGCTTAATGTGGATGCGGGCAATTATGGCTCTTATCCATTAGTTGCTTTTCGGGGGAATTACTGATGCCTTCTTCCCGCGGATTCACTCTTATCGAAATGATCATGACCATTATCGTTGGGTCGATTTTGGTATTGGGTATTGCTGGTTTTCTTGAGTTAGGCGCGAAAGGATATACCGATACGGTTGCTCGGCAACGTATTCAAACTCAAGCGCAGTTCGTGTTAGAAAAAATGTCTCGAGAGCTACGCCATGCGGTACCCAATAGCATCGAAGTGACGTCTACCGCACAAGAGCAGTGTGTCTCCTTCTATCCAATTGAGTATGCGGGGTTTTACGCTGTCGATGAGGCATCGCAAACCTTGGAGTTTTTAGTGGGAAATGCCCCTGCTCAATATGATGACTTAAAGTTAATGATCAACCCGAGC is a window of Vibrio porteresiae DSM 19223 DNA encoding:
- a CDS encoding PilN domain-containing protein, with the translated sequence MIKLDELMSKLNAKKSKNQSIVFAVFQPDAIYFSSSDTHLELPSRYPLSDKSLAVSLASALSMAGIKNVLVDVILHVNQYQSFQIDKPAIPKSEWQAALPFLLKDLIREKVTDVVADAYELPNSNKVQSYVVHKKLILELYHQLHEQHCELHRVVPEQEVWAQSVQDLSHFLLLQKSTEGSFKLEAFYQQRCTFQRTLRGVVSPLTGSSSSPLQLDGLALELQRSVDYLSSQMKGVPLHVLKVCCDEENNEEVVAALNERLSVKSSVLDAEHDSSGLVLARSAHKVQSGAINFFQSQLKPKVDHFTLTNVAAVWGAILVVMLLITAFYQYELAQKSKYLLTLQSQQTMLVAQRDELKKQAANHQPSPDKLAAISRLKKEIDAKNASIGAVDSIEQSKQAGYSGIMSGLAKLANTDIALSEIEIDNNQLNIKGYARNAASVPAWIAQFKQELHLIGRSFEKLKIERDDKGVVTFELKTKQEAK
- the mshL gene encoding pilus (MSHA type) biogenesis protein MshL → MRRWYLGTLILGLAGCSMGHRDPVEVKQALNEAVENSQSKRLASIPDAVAADLMPDSGISMPSDTPKQLKRFRIQTDGVDARAFFTSLVRGTGYSVALHPDVSGKITVNLSDVTLDDVLNVVRDLYGYEIEKTGQVIQVYPAGLRTVTIPVDYLQFKRLGRSLTAINTGTITSNTNSSNSSNSSSSSSSSSNSIASLLSSDSGDNNNSSDGSTNTSSLSGGTEIETTSKSDFWDQLQKAITQLVGSGRGQSVVVSPQAGVITVRAFPEQIREIRRFLGISEQRLHRQVILEAKVLEVTLNDSYQQGINWSNLSLGNSKVTFGVDGTTSLPGMDTIGTLLGGTTSLSISDGSFSGVLSFMSTQGDINVLSSPRITAANNQKAVIKVGTDEYYVTNLTSTVGSGDNAESAPDIELTPFFSGISLDVTPQIDDQGNVLLHVHPAVIDVEEDSKSITYQDQEIELPLAKSSIRESDSVIRAKDGDVVVIGGLMKTSISKKQTKVPLLGDIPGLGHLFRSKSNATEKTELVILLKPTVVGVNTWQKELERSQDLLQQWIPDTK
- a CDS encoding MSHA biogenesis protein MshK, which translates into the protein MGRYVRFLGLLLFVSWRVIAAQDPTEPLSWMNPSQEKKVVQQSLPTLNSIICSPECSAIVNGEIVGRGDVVNGYQVKNITTSTVVLARGKQEWTLELYSQDIKQ
- the csrD gene encoding RNase E specificity factor CsrD, giving the protein MRYTPTLKLSTRLVAFVTLIVISAMFVLFVGGVLSFQRLGQEYMNHYLEGIVEVLDKEMEDPDAIYSMQRWMPKMLQASNIVEMQLSSKSGVIYRFRDTTNKVTPDRLYDSTLKLKRHEGYEVSFQVIPPYNGYSYSLGAMLSITFAVVLIVIGLLQGLKWLRNQLLGSELLEERGRMILAGQVERFAVGDEREWPYTASEALDKLIEELKDARQERSRFDTFIRSQTFLDQLTGAANRVLFDNKLEAALQESGAHGGVVMLRIDELESAREENDKQLVDDFIINVGQCLSNVTSRYPDVILSRYYESIFAVFLPHQSSKDVAYAASQCLKLAERLAPPSPLDKDNWFHIGVTMYNEGERRGRIINEVETALKNAQLQGMNAWSRFKKLAKPQDERGSVRWRTLFDEALKPQNILLYQQPCYLLTGSEQLVKVHQEIFARIDDPQQGVIKASRFSAALEMVGYESLMDRSVFDRVIDFLRSSSSKECYSINMNVVPFADKRFVRWLRFELMQMPQEWRQRLSFDFSEGHLVQHLDYMRPVLRMISALGYKIVVGQAGRTIVSTHYLKDIKVDVLKLHRSLVKRIDQRHENQLFVRSMLGVCSGTDTKVIAVGVEEESEWAMLKTLGVDGVQGRLFDEERPLQPDVQLKKRKVESVIKPGRRNRWRTK
- the pilO gene encoding type 4a pilus biogenesis protein PilO encodes the protein MKAHWLRWSQLFAERSHREKMLIALGGLVILFLALQMWVLDPVLAQVAVQQKKALNTVSETQKVTAEIARLKTLLSTDPNAEVDKQFASLQVQSQQLSMSMSQVMDGMVSPSEMANLLESVLRNGNKLKLISLTSLPAKPVGKSKDGVDGAYYIHPVRMELTGSYFAIRDYLSALESLPIKYYWHSFKYSVETYPQARMILVVYTIGSREEFIGG